Proteins co-encoded in one Myxococcus xanthus genomic window:
- a CDS encoding NfeD family protein, with protein sequence MDLTPTAWQLWLIAALLLGALELQLTSFMVLWLAVGALASSIGAALGLSLNGQLYLFTAVSVALFAASRTLFKSVFMRDAAHLKTGIEAMLGQEAVVVESLGDPLGGTVRINGELWTARSLSGPVPEGELVTVEQVEGLKLWVRRPTASLPVPSGDPRKE encoded by the coding sequence ATGGACCTCACTCCCACCGCGTGGCAGCTCTGGCTGATCGCGGCGCTCCTCCTGGGAGCGCTGGAGCTCCAGCTCACCAGCTTCATGGTCCTCTGGCTCGCCGTGGGGGCGCTGGCCTCCTCGATCGGGGCGGCGTTGGGCCTGAGCCTCAACGGCCAGCTCTACCTGTTCACCGCCGTCTCCGTCGCCCTGTTCGCGGCCTCCCGCACCCTCTTCAAAAGCGTTTTCATGCGCGACGCAGCGCATTTGAAGACAGGTATCGAGGCCATGCTTGGCCAGGAGGCGGTGGTGGTGGAGTCCCTGGGCGATCCGCTCGGGGGCACGGTGCGCATCAATGGCGAGCTGTGGACGGCGCGCTCCCTGTCGGGCCCGGTGCCCGAGGGCGAACTCGTCACGGTGGAGCAGGTGGAAGGTCTCAAACTCTGGGTGCGCCGACCGACGGCGTCGTTGCCGGTTCCCTCGGGGGACCCGAGGAAGGAGTAG
- a CDS encoding SPFH domain-containing protein has translation MEIVTIFGIFAVILVGIAATGIRIVPQAKVMVVERLGKFYKTASSGLNYLIPFVDAPRAIEMRTGNRFMRSNLVDLREQVMGFDTVQVITHDNVNMEVGSVIYYQIVEPAKALYQVENLALAIEQLTMTNLRNIMGGLTLDQTLTSRETVNTKLRIVLDEATEKWGVKVTRVELREIEPPQAIKAAMAKQMTAERERRAEVTKAEGDKAAAILQAEGEKISRILRAEAERDAEIARAEGHKRATMLQAEGKAEATRLVFEAIHNGRATPEVLALRYMETLQELGKGDNKIFVPYEATATLGAVATLKEVFAQTGDAAKPAPAPARSAASLSGQAIARNTVVPEHATLPGGTPAVAPRRPRPALDTQDD, from the coding sequence ATGGAAATCGTGACGATTTTCGGCATCTTCGCGGTCATCCTGGTGGGCATCGCCGCCACCGGCATCCGCATCGTTCCGCAGGCCAAGGTCATGGTCGTGGAGCGGCTGGGCAAGTTCTACAAGACCGCCAGCAGCGGCCTCAATTACCTCATCCCCTTCGTGGATGCCCCCCGCGCCATCGAGATGCGCACGGGCAACCGCTTCATGCGCAGCAACCTCGTGGACCTGCGCGAACAGGTCATGGGCTTCGACACCGTCCAGGTCATCACCCACGACAACGTCAACATGGAGGTCGGCTCGGTCATCTACTACCAGATCGTCGAGCCCGCGAAGGCGCTCTACCAGGTGGAGAACCTCGCGCTCGCCATCGAGCAGCTCACGATGACGAACCTGCGCAACATCATGGGCGGGCTGACGCTGGACCAGACGCTCACCAGCCGCGAGACGGTCAACACCAAGCTGCGCATCGTGCTGGACGAGGCCACCGAGAAGTGGGGCGTCAAGGTGACGCGCGTGGAGCTGCGCGAAATCGAGCCGCCCCAGGCCATCAAGGCCGCCATGGCCAAGCAGATGACCGCCGAGCGTGAGCGCCGCGCCGAGGTCACCAAGGCCGAGGGCGACAAGGCCGCCGCCATCCTCCAGGCCGAGGGCGAGAAGATCTCCCGCATCCTCCGCGCCGAGGCCGAACGCGACGCGGAGATTGCCCGCGCCGAAGGCCACAAGCGCGCCACCATGCTGCAGGCGGAAGGCAAGGCCGAGGCCACCCGGCTCGTCTTCGAGGCCATCCACAACGGCCGCGCCACTCCCGAGGTGCTCGCGCTGCGCTACATGGAGACCCTCCAGGAGCTGGGCAAGGGCGACAACAAGATTTTCGTCCCCTACGAGGCCACCGCCACGTTGGGCGCCGTCGCCACCCTCAAGGAGGTCTTCGCCCAGACTGGGGATGCCGCAAAGCCCGCCCCGGCGCCGGCCCGCTCCGCCGCGAGCCTGAGCGGCCAGGCCATTGCCCGGAACACGGTGGTCCCCGAGCACGCCACCCTCCCCGGCGGCACGCCCGCCGTGGCCCCTCGGCGTCCGCGGCCCGCCCTGGACACGCAGGACGACTGA
- a CDS encoding ATP-binding cassette domain-containing protein, which translates to MSSVRAHRVSFAFSDAVPVLSEVDFHLSPGWTGLVGANGAGKSTLLRLLAGELTPTEGHLQFEPSTPTLRLCRQEVEALTPDISAFAESWDSVARRLHGQLGLDVTALERWPTLSPGERKRWQVGAALAAEPHLLLLDEPTNHLDAEARTWLISALRRFRGLGIVVSHDRDLLESLTTSTLRVHHGSARLWPGAYTAARAHWEAEREAEIATHQQARAEQRRAAHLLDQARREQQSADAARHTRKRLKNKHDNDARSMGAKVVAGWAEAGAGRRVGIARRELERVSEAVGEFTADKTVGRSVFLDYVRAPNPWLFTLDVPGLRAGDVELLGPVNLSVSREARVRVEGPNGAGKSTLVRALLENARIPLERVLYLPQDVSADEARATLDAVRALPPEERGRVLSLVAALGVDPERLLASEQPSPGEVRKLLIARGLGQHAWALVLDEPTNHLDLPSIERLEAALREYPGALMLVTHDTSFAQACTSEVWRVEHGQVTVTSG; encoded by the coding sequence ATGTCTTCCGTGCGCGCGCACCGCGTTTCGTTCGCCTTTTCCGACGCCGTTCCTGTCCTCTCTGAAGTCGACTTCCACCTGTCCCCTGGCTGGACGGGGCTCGTGGGTGCCAATGGCGCCGGCAAGTCCACCCTGCTCCGGCTGTTGGCGGGAGAGCTGACGCCCACCGAGGGACACCTTCAGTTCGAGCCCTCCACCCCCACCCTCCGCCTCTGCCGGCAGGAGGTGGAGGCGCTGACGCCCGACATCTCCGCCTTCGCGGAGTCGTGGGACTCCGTCGCGCGGCGACTGCACGGCCAACTGGGCCTGGACGTCACCGCGCTGGAGCGCTGGCCCACGCTGTCCCCGGGCGAGCGCAAGCGGTGGCAGGTGGGCGCCGCCCTGGCCGCGGAGCCCCATTTGCTGCTCTTGGATGAGCCCACCAACCACCTGGATGCGGAGGCCCGCACATGGCTCATCTCCGCGCTGCGCCGCTTCCGGGGCCTGGGCATCGTGGTGTCACACGACCGCGACCTGCTGGAGTCCCTCACCACCTCCACGCTGCGCGTCCACCACGGCAGCGCGCGGCTGTGGCCCGGCGCATACACCGCCGCGCGGGCGCACTGGGAAGCCGAGCGTGAGGCTGAAATCGCCACCCACCAGCAAGCCCGCGCCGAACAACGCCGTGCGGCGCATCTGCTGGACCAGGCCCGGCGCGAACAACAGTCCGCGGATGCCGCGCGGCACACCCGCAAGCGACTGAAGAACAAACACGACAACGACGCCCGCTCCATGGGCGCCAAGGTCGTTGCCGGCTGGGCGGAGGCTGGGGCCGGACGGCGCGTGGGCATCGCACGGCGCGAGTTGGAGCGCGTCAGTGAGGCCGTGGGCGAGTTCACCGCGGACAAGACGGTGGGCCGCTCCGTCTTCCTGGACTACGTGCGCGCGCCGAACCCGTGGCTCTTCACGCTGGACGTGCCCGGCCTCCGCGCCGGTGACGTGGAGCTGCTGGGCCCCGTGAATCTCTCCGTGAGCCGTGAGGCCCGCGTGCGCGTCGAAGGGCCCAACGGCGCCGGCAAGAGCACCCTGGTGCGCGCACTGCTGGAGAACGCGCGCATTCCGCTGGAGCGCGTGCTCTACCTGCCCCAGGACGTCAGCGCGGACGAGGCCCGGGCCACGCTGGACGCGGTGCGCGCACTGCCGCCCGAGGAACGCGGACGCGTGCTGTCACTCGTCGCGGCGCTCGGCGTGGACCCGGAGCGGCTGCTCGCCTCCGAGCAGCCCTCCCCCGGCGAGGTGCGCAAGCTCCTCATCGCCCGGGGACTGGGGCAACACGCCTGGGCCCTGGTGCTGGACGAGCCCACCAACCACCTGGACCTGCCGTCCATCGAACGGCTGGAGGCGGCGCTGCGGGAGTACCCCGGCGCGCTGATGCTCGTCACGCATGACACGTCCTTCGCCCAGGCCTGCACCTCCGAGGTGTGGCGCGTGGAGCATGGCCAGGTGACGGTGACGTCCGGGTAG
- a CDS encoding NAD-dependent epimerase/dehydratase family protein yields MRVLVTGAAGFIAHHVSARLLARGDAVIGVDNLDPSGDVALKQARLTRLGTLPGATGFTFRPVDVTDSPSLRALFEEMRPEAVVHLAARVGVRAPAGTAQAYVDANVSGFLQVLEQASAARVRHLVYASSSSVYGAGSVPPFQEGAAADHPLSVYAATKRADELLAHAYSHLHGLPTSGLRFFTVYGPWGRPDMAPLRFLQAIRDGTELSLHGEGRMQRDFTYVEDVAEAVVRVLDRPLPGAPRHRVLNVGRGEPVSVRAFLSVLERILGARARVKSTPAQPGEMDATWADPSALERETGFRPRVSVEEGLTRLVAWFHEQSGT; encoded by the coding sequence ATGCGGGTACTCGTCACGGGAGCTGCGGGCTTCATTGCCCACCACGTCAGTGCGCGGCTGTTGGCGCGCGGCGATGCCGTCATCGGCGTGGACAACCTGGACCCGTCCGGGGACGTGGCGTTGAAGCAGGCCCGGCTGACGCGGCTCGGCACGCTGCCGGGGGCGACGGGCTTCACCTTCCGTCCCGTGGACGTTACCGACAGCCCCTCGCTGCGAGCGCTCTTCGAGGAGATGCGCCCCGAGGCCGTGGTGCACCTGGCCGCGCGTGTGGGCGTGCGGGCGCCGGCGGGCACCGCGCAGGCATACGTGGACGCCAACGTGTCGGGGTTCCTCCAGGTGCTGGAGCAGGCCAGCGCGGCCCGGGTGCGGCACCTGGTCTACGCGTCCTCCAGCTCCGTGTACGGCGCGGGCTCGGTGCCGCCGTTCCAGGAAGGCGCCGCGGCGGACCACCCGCTCAGCGTCTACGCGGCCACGAAGCGCGCCGATGAACTGCTGGCGCACGCGTACAGCCATCTGCACGGGCTCCCCACCAGTGGCCTGCGCTTCTTCACGGTGTACGGCCCCTGGGGACGACCAGACATGGCCCCCCTGCGCTTTCTCCAGGCCATCCGTGACGGCACCGAGCTGTCACTGCACGGCGAAGGCCGGATGCAGCGCGACTTCACCTACGTGGAGGACGTGGCGGAGGCCGTGGTGCGCGTGCTGGACCGGCCGCTCCCAGGGGCACCTCGCCATCGCGTCCTCAACGTGGGCCGGGGCGAGCCTGTTTCGGTGCGGGCCTTCCTCTCTGTCCTGGAGCGGATCCTGGGCGCCCGGGCGCGGGTGAAGTCCACGCCCGCGCAGCCTGGGGAGATGGACGCGACCTGGGCGGACCCTTCCGCGCTGGAGCGAGAGACGGGATTCCGGCCGCGCGTCTCCGTGGAGGAGGGGCTGACACGACTGGTGGCGTGGTTCCACGAACAGTCGGGCACCTGA
- a CDS encoding FHA domain-containing protein translates to MVSVNQLRPFAGASLDAFRAASGPVALIQQPVELVGQHSRGLAARTVGMAHRAYMDERLLAMLRDFDNLEVHFLQPSVDGEELTVGRTEACDLVVPDPSVSQHHATMRWSAARGGFSVRDAESMNGTFINGAPLGYRAQVLLHDGDTLAFGDAQFLYLRAETVYEHLRLASPKKAR, encoded by the coding sequence ATGGTGTCCGTGAATCAGCTCCGCCCCTTCGCCGGTGCCTCGCTGGACGCGTTCCGGGCCGCGTCCGGCCCTGTGGCCCTCATCCAGCAGCCCGTGGAACTCGTCGGCCAGCACAGCCGGGGCCTGGCGGCACGCACCGTTGGCATGGCACACCGCGCGTACATGGACGAGCGGCTGCTCGCCATGCTCCGCGACTTCGACAACCTGGAGGTCCACTTCCTCCAGCCCTCCGTGGACGGCGAGGAGCTGACGGTCGGCCGCACCGAGGCGTGCGACCTGGTGGTGCCCGACCCGTCCGTCTCCCAGCATCACGCCACGATGCGCTGGAGCGCCGCCCGCGGCGGCTTCTCCGTGCGTGACGCCGAGTCCATGAACGGCACCTTCATCAACGGTGCCCCCCTGGGCTACCGCGCCCAGGTGCTGCTCCACGACGGGGACACCCTGGCCTTCGGCGACGCCCAGTTCCTCTACCTTCGCGCCGAAACCGTCTACGAACACCTGCGCCTGGCCAGCCCGAAGAAGGCCCGCTGA
- a CDS encoding Y-family DNA polymerase: MRRAYLHLTRFPVQRRVVESPELAGRPFALVEAVRGQRRVAFASTSALKAGVRPGMTLTAATALEPGLRHFDYRPEDELRALTALGEALLPLAPGFQLCAPDGLWLDAGAAHLCDGEEGLGTRMLSLCAELGYRAHVVVASEAFTSRAVARHGARRVEVVAPGDSARALAPLPLSALEGREGAAFSALGLTTLGEVAALPVGAVAARGGAAGARVHARCRGEDDTPFVPAALEEVLEERVVLDFPAESFEPLRFALKTLTDRLGARLSGRCRAAVRLTFTLKLDPSGQRQVTLTLARPTARAKLLHELARHRLEELRLENPVAEVSARVDEHSEDGGQQLALGDAPEGDAALEVVLSRLASTLGEASLFAAGLEAVHRPEAAHGIRAFRPPEARRGLSAELLEPGARRASVSAASRERPSRLLAEPACLEAEVAESGRLLAARMEGRRHRVTALTGPERLGGEWWSETPFQRDYYRVHFEGLGPAWVFRDGRDGRFYLQGLFD; encoded by the coding sequence ATGCGCAGGGCCTATCTGCACCTCACCCGCTTCCCGGTTCAGCGCCGGGTGGTGGAGTCCCCGGAACTTGCGGGCCGTCCCTTTGCGCTGGTGGAGGCGGTGCGTGGCCAGCGCCGCGTGGCCTTCGCCTCCACCTCGGCGCTGAAGGCAGGGGTGCGCCCGGGGATGACGCTGACGGCGGCCACCGCGCTGGAGCCGGGGCTGCGGCACTTCGACTACCGCCCGGAGGACGAGCTGCGCGCGCTGACGGCGCTGGGCGAGGCGCTGCTGCCACTGGCCCCGGGCTTCCAGCTCTGCGCCCCGGATGGATTGTGGCTGGACGCGGGGGCCGCGCACCTGTGCGACGGCGAGGAAGGCCTGGGCACGCGGATGCTGTCGCTGTGCGCCGAGCTGGGTTACCGGGCGCACGTGGTGGTGGCCTCGGAGGCCTTCACCTCGCGCGCGGTGGCTCGGCATGGCGCGCGCCGGGTGGAGGTGGTGGCTCCGGGGGACAGTGCTCGGGCCCTGGCGCCGTTGCCGCTGTCCGCGTTGGAAGGCCGCGAGGGGGCGGCGTTCTCCGCGCTGGGCCTCACCACGCTGGGCGAGGTGGCGGCGCTGCCCGTGGGGGCCGTGGCGGCCCGGGGCGGCGCGGCTGGCGCACGGGTTCATGCGCGGTGCCGCGGAGAGGACGACACGCCCTTCGTCCCCGCGGCGCTGGAAGAGGTGTTGGAGGAGCGCGTGGTGCTGGACTTCCCGGCCGAGTCCTTCGAGCCGCTGCGCTTCGCGCTCAAAACGTTGACGGACCGGCTGGGGGCACGGTTGTCCGGGCGGTGCCGGGCGGCGGTGCGGCTCACCTTCACGCTGAAGCTGGACCCCTCGGGGCAACGGCAGGTGACGCTGACGCTGGCGCGGCCCACGGCGCGGGCGAAGCTGCTGCACGAACTGGCGCGGCACCGGCTGGAGGAGCTGCGGCTGGAGAACCCGGTGGCGGAGGTGTCCGCCCGGGTGGACGAGCACTCCGAGGACGGAGGACAGCAGCTCGCGCTGGGGGACGCGCCGGAGGGCGACGCGGCGCTGGAAGTCGTGTTGTCGCGGCTGGCGTCCACGTTGGGGGAGGCGTCGCTCTTCGCGGCGGGCCTGGAGGCGGTCCACCGGCCCGAGGCGGCCCATGGAATACGGGCCTTCCGGCCTCCGGAGGCGCGCCGGGGCCTGTCGGCGGAGTTGCTGGAGCCAGGCGCCCGGCGCGCCTCGGTGTCGGCGGCTTCACGGGAGCGGCCCTCCCGGTTGCTGGCGGAGCCGGCGTGTCTGGAGGCGGAAGTGGCGGAGTCCGGACGCTTGCTGGCCGCGCGCATGGAGGGCCGGCGGCACCGGGTGACGGCGCTCACCGGGCCGGAGCGGCTGGGCGGGGAGTGGTGGTCGGAGACGCCCTTTCAACGGGACTACTACCGGGTCCACTTCGAGGGGCTGGGCCCCGCCTGGGTGTTCCGCGACGGACGGGATGGACGTTTCTACCTCCAGGGACTGTTCGACTGA
- a CDS encoding ImuA family protein: protein MSAAEQRVGAGQGTGSVVEQLRERIRQLQAAPRRYLAVLRTGLSAVDALLPTGGLPLGQVVELCGEAASGRTSLALHAVAAAHQEARLCAWVDGPRELYSPSAAALGVDLERLLIVRPQASEQRIWAAVQLARSGAFACVVLDLTRGMNPGGRACRVALAEARKLADAAARGGGLLLLLTSPESPADGVVRLRTEARDGDGWSVEVVRSRQGGTGARAELPWSALYPALGLEGGGRLLDVAEDTEDGTPDFLRDQSGALRNGLGILGQRPGRDAPMPPMRQGLDAALPAH, encoded by the coding sequence ATGAGCGCGGCGGAGCAGCGAGTGGGAGCGGGGCAGGGGACGGGCTCGGTCGTGGAGCAGCTTCGGGAGCGGATCCGCCAGTTGCAGGCAGCGCCCCGGCGCTACCTGGCGGTGCTCCGCACGGGCCTGTCGGCGGTGGACGCCCTGCTGCCGACGGGGGGCCTGCCACTGGGGCAGGTGGTGGAGCTGTGTGGCGAGGCGGCCTCAGGGCGCACCAGCCTGGCGCTGCACGCGGTGGCCGCGGCGCACCAGGAGGCGCGGCTGTGCGCCTGGGTGGACGGCCCCCGGGAGCTCTACTCGCCCTCGGCCGCGGCCCTGGGCGTGGACCTGGAGCGGCTGCTCATCGTTCGGCCCCAGGCTTCTGAGCAACGCATCTGGGCGGCGGTGCAGCTGGCCCGGAGCGGGGCCTTCGCCTGCGTGGTGCTGGACCTGACGCGCGGCATGAATCCCGGCGGGCGAGCGTGCCGGGTGGCCCTGGCGGAGGCGCGCAAGCTGGCGGACGCGGCGGCGCGCGGCGGTGGGCTGCTCCTGCTGCTGACTTCTCCAGAGTCCCCGGCGGACGGCGTGGTCCGGCTGCGGACGGAGGCCCGGGACGGGGACGGCTGGTCGGTGGAGGTGGTGCGCAGCCGGCAGGGCGGCACGGGCGCGCGGGCGGAGCTGCCGTGGAGCGCGCTGTACCCGGCGCTGGGGCTGGAGGGAGGCGGCCGGTTGCTGGACGTGGCCGAGGACACGGAGGACGGCACGCCGGACTTCCTGCGAGATCAGTCCGGGGCGCTGCGCAACGGGCTGGGCATCCTGGGCCAGCGTCCCGGCCGTGACGCGCCCATGCCGCCCATGCGGCAGGGACTGGACGCGGCCCTGCCGGCGCACTGA
- a CDS encoding vWA domain-containing protein, which yields MKLRPFAHLLLLPSLLWTSCRSPVDEPGSNLPGKCESESPVIAPQKTDILFVIDNSGSMEEEQNAIATELPAFLEALKEGSGVSQDFRVGVITTSVYRLAMFQGQTTLREYAKESGRLQRVPDAAGNPTDERFIDGTDPYVLEKFRRLVIQGTDGSGQETPFEAVRLAVTEPLVSTPGAENGNAGFLRDGARLLVAVVTDEEDCSTIQRPPPVWVSDDTSIDNCSEQSHLLTPVEEYFATFQQLRDSTGASRQVLWATIGPVALSDKRAELIRDATPDGVFVRNVDCPTSYGPGHRQRAMAEAFDQGLDNLDSICRDNYRDTLLRIAELATVAQSIEVVNLPDPRLVQVELTRANDEVERCSVAAGDLRYEASTEAYPARLFFQSSCLRRADDKKVEVKVLCAG from the coding sequence ATGAAGCTCCGACCCTTCGCCCACCTGCTCCTGCTGCCGTCTCTCTTGTGGACGTCGTGCCGGTCGCCCGTCGACGAACCGGGCTCCAACCTGCCCGGCAAATGCGAGAGCGAGTCGCCCGTCATCGCGCCGCAGAAGACGGACATCCTCTTCGTCATCGACAACTCCGGATCCATGGAAGAGGAGCAGAACGCCATCGCCACGGAGCTGCCCGCCTTCCTGGAGGCGCTGAAGGAGGGCAGCGGCGTCTCGCAGGACTTCCGGGTGGGCGTGATCACCACGTCCGTGTACCGGCTGGCCATGTTCCAGGGGCAGACGACACTCCGAGAGTACGCCAAGGAGTCTGGCCGGTTGCAGCGCGTGCCGGATGCGGCGGGCAACCCCACCGACGAGCGCTTCATCGACGGGACGGATCCGTACGTGCTGGAGAAGTTCCGCCGGCTGGTGATCCAGGGGACGGATGGCAGCGGGCAGGAGACGCCCTTCGAAGCGGTCCGGCTGGCCGTGACGGAGCCGCTGGTGTCGACGCCGGGGGCGGAGAACGGCAACGCCGGCTTCCTGCGCGACGGCGCGCGCCTGCTGGTGGCGGTGGTCACCGACGAGGAAGACTGCAGCACCATCCAGCGCCCTCCGCCGGTGTGGGTGTCCGACGACACGTCCATTGACAACTGCAGTGAGCAGTCCCATCTGCTGACGCCGGTGGAGGAGTACTTCGCCACGTTCCAGCAGCTTCGGGATTCAACGGGGGCCTCGCGTCAGGTGCTCTGGGCCACGATTGGTCCGGTGGCGCTGTCCGACAAGCGGGCGGAGCTGATCCGCGACGCGACACCCGACGGTGTCTTCGTGCGCAACGTCGATTGCCCGACCTCCTACGGTCCCGGCCACCGGCAGCGCGCCATGGCGGAGGCGTTCGACCAGGGGCTCGACAACCTCGATTCCATCTGCCGGGACAACTACCGCGACACCCTGCTGCGCATCGCGGAGCTGGCCACGGTGGCGCAGAGCATCGAGGTGGTGAACCTGCCCGACCCCCGGCTGGTCCAGGTGGAGCTGACGCGCGCCAATGACGAGGTGGAGCGGTGCTCGGTGGCCGCGGGCGACCTGCGCTACGAGGCCTCCACGGAAGCGTACCCGGCCCGCCTGTTCTTCCAGTCGAGCTGCCTGCGCCGCGCGGACGACAAGAAGGTGGAAGTGAAGGTCCTCTGCGCCGGCTGA